The following coding sequences lie in one Polluticoccus soli genomic window:
- a CDS encoding sigma-54-dependent transcriptional regulator, translating to MAQTILIVDDEKAIRKTLSEILSFEGFTVEEAADGAEAVKKITDNNYDCILCDIKMPKMDGIEVLEQTRESKPDIPFIVISGHGNIETAVDAVKKGAFDYISKPPDLNRLLITIRNAMDKKSLVTETKQLRRKISRSADMVGESEGMRRVRETIEKVAPTDARVLITGENGVGKELVARRIHELSNRANAPLIEVNCAAIPSELIESELFGHEKGSFTSAIKQRIGKFEQASGGTLFLDEIGDMSHDAQAKMLRALQEGKITRVGGDKEIKVDVRVIAATNKDLMKEVEAKNFRLDLYHRLSVILIHVPSLNDRRDDIPMLVDHFLKDISEEYKQPVKQIDDNAIEALKQYNWTGNIRELRNVVERLIILSDKKITKKDVEMYITK from the coding sequence ATGGCACAAACAATATTGATAGTCGACGATGAGAAGGCTATACGCAAAACGCTAAGCGAAATACTCAGTTTTGAAGGGTTTACAGTAGAAGAAGCTGCAGATGGTGCGGAAGCGGTCAAGAAGATCACCGATAATAATTACGACTGCATCCTTTGCGATATCAAGATGCCTAAGATGGATGGCATTGAAGTGCTGGAACAAACGCGCGAGTCTAAACCAGATATTCCTTTTATAGTGATCTCTGGTCACGGGAATATCGAAACTGCTGTAGATGCAGTGAAAAAAGGCGCGTTTGACTACATCTCCAAACCACCAGACCTGAACAGGTTGCTGATCACCATTCGCAACGCGATGGATAAAAAATCCCTTGTAACCGAGACCAAACAGCTGCGTCGCAAGATCTCCCGTAGCGCTGACATGGTTGGGGAATCTGAAGGAATGCGGAGGGTGCGCGAAACCATCGAAAAAGTAGCCCCTACTGATGCCCGTGTTTTAATAACCGGTGAGAACGGCGTGGGTAAAGAGCTGGTGGCCAGGCGCATACACGAATTAAGTAACCGTGCAAACGCGCCACTAATAGAAGTGAACTGTGCTGCAATACCTTCTGAACTAATTGAAAGTGAACTGTTTGGACACGAAAAAGGTTCGTTTACCTCGGCAATAAAACAACGCATAGGCAAATTTGAGCAGGCGAGCGGTGGTACTCTATTTCTTGACGAGATCGGCGATATGAGTCATGATGCACAGGCCAAAATGTTGCGTGCACTGCAGGAAGGCAAGATAACTCGTGTGGGCGGCGACAAAGAGATCAAGGTTGATGTGCGGGTGATTGCTGCTACCAATAAGGACCTCATGAAAGAGGTCGAAGCAAAAAACTTCCGTCTCGACCTCTATCATCGCTTGAGTGTTATACTCATCCATGTGCCGTCGCTGAATGACCGGAGAGATGACATCCCTATGTTGGTTGATCACTTCCTCAAAGATATCAGCGAAGAGTACAAACAACCTGTAAAACAGATTGATGACAACGCTATCGAGGCGTTGAAGCAATACAACTGGACTGGCAATATCCGCGAGTTGCGCAATGTAGTGGAGAGGCTCATCATTCTTTCCGACAAAAAGATCACAAAGAAAGATGTAGAGATGTACATCACGAAATAA
- a CDS encoding toxin-antitoxin system YwqK family antitoxin → MQRWYRYLISLSLLMAASDSFAQQNDTLRRRDGDGRYFIQVRSYNIVTDEGYLQNNQPDGIWTTYWHTQLPKQLTSYRLGKKHGSVITMTPLGKIEKIENYKNDKLEGTSRLYNEEGMLVEEALFSEGKKHGPYTKWYPNGKKEEESSFVNDKRDGKAVWYFKDGTKAAEYSYSDDAIDGDAATYFNNGKVSANGPYAKGKQTGVWKEYHENGNLKAEGKYVSGEKEGVWQEYDADGKNPKPVNYKKGERK, encoded by the coding sequence ATGCAGAGGTGGTACCGTTACCTTATCTCGTTGTCACTCCTTATGGCAGCGTCTGACAGTTTTGCACAACAGAATGACACGCTGCGGCGCCGCGACGGCGATGGGCGTTATTTTATCCAGGTTCGGTCATATAACATTGTGACTGATGAGGGGTACCTACAAAACAACCAGCCAGACGGCATCTGGACTACTTATTGGCATACACAGCTTCCCAAACAGCTTACCAGCTATAGGCTTGGAAAAAAGCATGGTTCAGTTATCACTATGACGCCGCTGGGCAAAATCGAAAAGATCGAGAACTATAAGAATGACAAGTTAGAGGGAACTTCTAGATTGTATAATGAGGAAGGAATGTTAGTTGAAGAGGCGCTGTTTTCTGAAGGGAAGAAACATGGCCCTTATACTAAGTGGTATCCCAATGGTAAAAAGGAGGAAGAAAGCAGTTTTGTAAATGATAAGAGAGACGGTAAAGCAGTATGGTATTTTAAAGATGGCACGAAAGCTGCTGAGTATTCATACAGCGACGATGCAATTGACGGGGATGCAGCAACTTATTTCAACAACGGTAAGGTCAGCGCAAACGGCCCATATGCCAAAGGCAAACAAACTGGTGTCTGGAAGGAGTATCATGAGAATGGCAATTTGAAAGCCGAGGGTAAATATGTAAGTGGTGAGAAAGAAGGTGTGTGGCAGGAGTATGATGCTGACGGAAAAAATCCGAAACCTGTCAACTATAAAAAAGGCGAACGTAAATAA
- a CDS encoding pirin family protein: MSNTVFHPANERGHADHGWLDAHHSFSFAGYYDPEKIHFGALRVLNDDIVAGAMGFGKHPHDNMEIITIVLDGALEHQDSMGHKQALHPNEVQVMSAGSGITHSEYNHNRDKKVNLLQIWIIPNKRNVEPRYEQTVFDVAERVNTLQPLVSPIENSDAGLKIHQDAWIYRTSLENGKSVSHKLHSEKHGVYVFVINGSATVNGKTLSKKDALGISGTDKVEITATADSDVLLLEVPMYA; the protein is encoded by the coding sequence ATGAGTAATACAGTTTTTCATCCGGCAAATGAACGCGGCCATGCAGACCATGGCTGGCTCGATGCACACCATTCATTCAGTTTCGCAGGATATTATGATCCTGAGAAGATACATTTCGGTGCACTCCGCGTGCTGAATGATGATATAGTAGCCGGAGCTATGGGTTTTGGCAAACATCCGCATGATAATATGGAGATCATCACCATCGTGCTGGACGGCGCGCTGGAGCACCAGGACAGCATGGGCCATAAACAAGCACTGCATCCGAACGAGGTGCAGGTGATGAGCGCTGGATCGGGCATTACGCACAGCGAATACAACCATAATAGGGACAAAAAAGTAAACCTGTTGCAGATCTGGATAATCCCCAACAAGAGGAATGTTGAGCCGCGTTATGAACAAACAGTGTTTGACGTTGCTGAAAGGGTAAACACACTGCAGCCATTGGTATCACCAATTGAGAATAGTGATGCCGGATTGAAGATCCACCAGGATGCATGGATCTACCGCACCAGCCTCGAAAATGGCAAATCGGTGAGCCATAAGCTGCACAGCGAAAAACACGGTGTTTATGTATTTGTGATCAATGGAAGCGCGACCGTGAACGGAAAAACTTTGTCGAAAAAAGACGCATTAGGTATAAGCGGAACAGATAAAGTAGAAATAACAGCAACAGCCGATAGTGATGTACTGCTGCTGGAAGTGCCCATGTACGCTTAA
- a CDS encoding NUDIX hydrolase, with product MDYLERIDWLKKRLGQPLPGRAGQERMAARVKPMPDVIPSDARPSAVMSLLFPVENELHLLFIKRTEDGHAHSGQVSFPGGKQDPVDTNLKATALREAQEEVGIMPADVDILGELTPLYIPVSNFQVHPFVAFAKERPTYNINEAEVRHILEVPVSELFHADRKVTTGVISPAMPGVKMTVKAYQLVDGTIIWGATAMILSELETILEELGNP from the coding sequence TTGGATTATCTAGAAAGAATAGACTGGCTTAAGAAAAGACTAGGGCAGCCATTACCTGGACGAGCAGGACAGGAACGCATGGCTGCCCGCGTTAAGCCAATGCCAGATGTGATCCCTTCCGATGCGCGACCAAGCGCTGTAATGAGCCTATTATTCCCGGTGGAAAATGAATTGCACTTACTGTTCATTAAACGTACAGAAGACGGTCATGCACATAGTGGGCAAGTGAGTTTCCCAGGTGGTAAGCAAGACCCGGTAGACACCAACCTAAAAGCTACAGCACTACGCGAGGCCCAGGAAGAAGTAGGCATTATGCCGGCCGACGTCGACATCCTAGGCGAATTAACCCCCCTATATATACCAGTCAGTAATTTTCAGGTGCACCCTTTTGTTGCTTTCGCCAAGGAAAGACCAACGTATAACATCAATGAAGCCGAAGTACGTCACATCCTTGAAGTGCCGGTATCAGAACTATTTCATGCTGATAGAAAAGTAACAACAGGAGTTATATCGCCTGCAATGCCAGGAGTTAAAATGACTGTAAAAGCCTACCAACTTGTTGACGGCACCATCATCTGGGGGGCTACAGCAATGATCTTATCAGAGCTGGAAACAATATTGGAGGAGCTAGGGAATCCCTAA
- a CDS encoding sterol desaturase family protein, translating into MEFDKIKNKGQARLFKSDYMETMTKTHPLVIYSMYFPVIAFMLYYGAAYKGVGAGAEALMFIAGALFWSLFEYLMHRHLFHMIVESPRAKKFVYTMHGVHHEYPRDKERLFMPPVPSMVIAAVLFYLFYLALGWSALSFFPGFLFGYLMYGSMHFAIHAFAPPRFLKALWRNHHLHHYKAPDKGFGVSSVLWDVIFRTVPKQD; encoded by the coding sequence ATGGAATTCGATAAGATCAAGAATAAAGGACAGGCAAGGCTGTTTAAAAGCGATTATATGGAGACGATGACCAAGACTCATCCATTGGTCATCTATAGCATGTATTTCCCGGTTATCGCATTTATGCTCTATTATGGCGCTGCCTATAAAGGAGTCGGTGCAGGTGCTGAAGCATTAATGTTTATCGCAGGTGCGTTGTTTTGGAGCCTTTTTGAATACCTGATGCATCGCCATCTGTTCCACATGATCGTTGAAAGCCCGCGTGCAAAGAAGTTTGTATACACTATGCATGGCGTGCACCACGAGTATCCACGCGATAAAGAACGCTTGTTCATGCCACCGGTACCTAGTATGGTCATTGCTGCGGTACTATTCTATCTCTTTTACCTTGCATTGGGTTGGTCAGCGCTTTCTTTCTTCCCGGGTTTCCTGTTTGGATATTTGATGTACGGATCGATGCACTTTGCTATCCATGCTTTCGCTCCTCCAAGATTCCTGAAAGCTTTATGGCGCAACCATCACCTGCATCATTACAAAGCTCCTGATAAGGGTTTTGGCGTTAGCTCAGTATTGTGGGATGTAATATTCCGCACCGTACCCAAGCAGGATTAG
- a CDS encoding efflux RND transporter permease subunit, with protein MWHRIAAFVIKFRVALLVLLLALTSVMGYYASKVELSYEFTNAIPTDNPKYLDYQAFRKQFGEDGNLMVIGVQTKDFFNKEFFTDYAKLVADLEKIDAVENVLSIPGAINLVKDTVTGQLKPEKIVTPQTINNVDSIRSTFYNLPFYRGFLYNPETGAYLMALRIDKKILNSKNRTVVVKQIVAIADEFGKKHQIEMHYSGLPLIRSMMATQVQEEMKMFLILSFVLTAIILALFFRSFMAVLASMIVVAVGVIWSVGTITLLGFKITLLTALIPPLIVVIGIPNCVYFLNKYHSEYNLHQNKMKALMRMVDRMGIVTLFTNLTAAIGFGVFFFTKSQLLREFGLVAGVNIMAIFFISLVFIPALFSFLPPPAGRHTSYLESKWMNNLLTILTNWVFSHRAWIYGFTIVICILSVMGIMRLNTVGHIVDDLPKDAKVYQDLKFFEKNFRGVMPLEIVIDTKKKNGAVSLPVLQKVDELNVYLKQFPEIGHSLSVVEGIKFARQAFYDGDSSSYAVPNMFDGAFIQPYLRAKGDKKSTFNKLLNAFMDSTKQKTRLSISMADVGSKRLPVLLDSIRPKTYELFDSSKYNVTFTGTSIVFLEGSRFIINSLRDSLILAFIMIFGCMILLFRSWRILLISIVINIVPLLITAGIMGWVGIPIKPSTVLVFSVALGITIDVTIRFLVNFKQELIRHDDDIAVTVKKTIHDTGLSIIYTSLILIAGFGVFALSDFDGTKSLGYLTSLTLLLAMVANLTLQPAFLLWMEKVVRKNKGPEWLIEEDDKEGV; from the coding sequence ATGTGGCATCGCATAGCAGCGTTCGTAATTAAATTCCGTGTTGCCCTGCTGGTACTGTTACTGGCACTTACTTCTGTAATGGGCTACTACGCCAGTAAAGTGGAACTCAGCTACGAGTTCACCAACGCTATTCCGACAGATAATCCGAAGTATTTAGACTACCAGGCGTTTCGTAAGCAATTTGGCGAAGATGGTAACCTGATGGTGATCGGTGTACAGACGAAGGATTTTTTCAACAAAGAGTTCTTTACCGATTATGCAAAATTGGTAGCCGATCTGGAAAAGATCGACGCCGTAGAAAATGTGCTGAGCATTCCCGGTGCCATCAACCTGGTGAAGGATACAGTAACGGGACAGCTCAAACCAGAGAAGATCGTTACGCCGCAGACCATTAATAATGTAGACAGCATCCGCAGCACCTTTTACAACCTTCCATTTTATCGCGGATTCTTATACAACCCTGAAACTGGCGCTTACCTTATGGCGCTGCGTATCGATAAAAAGATCCTCAACTCCAAGAACCGTACGGTAGTAGTAAAACAAATAGTTGCGATTGCTGACGAGTTTGGGAAAAAACACCAGATCGAGATGCACTATTCTGGTCTGCCATTGATCCGTTCGATGATGGCGACACAGGTGCAGGAAGAGATGAAGATGTTCCTGATATTGTCGTTTGTGCTTACTGCAATTATCTTGGCCTTGTTCTTCCGCTCTTTCATGGCCGTTTTGGCATCAATGATCGTCGTAGCTGTTGGCGTGATCTGGTCGGTAGGTACTATTACTTTGTTAGGATTTAAGATCACGTTGCTAACGGCGCTGATCCCGCCGCTGATCGTTGTGATTGGTATTCCTAACTGTGTTTACTTCCTCAACAAATACCATTCGGAATACAACCTGCACCAGAACAAAATGAAGGCGCTGATGCGCATGGTAGACCGTATGGGTATCGTGACCTTGTTTACTAACCTTACTGCAGCCATTGGTTTTGGTGTGTTCTTCTTTACCAAGAGCCAGTTGCTGAGGGAATTTGGTTTGGTTGCAGGTGTCAATATCATGGCGATATTTTTTATTTCGCTGGTATTCATCCCTGCCTTGTTCAGCTTCCTTCCACCGCCGGCTGGTAGGCATACCAGCTATCTTGAGAGCAAGTGGATGAACAACCTGCTGACGATCCTTACCAACTGGGTATTCAGTCATCGTGCGTGGATATATGGGTTCACTATTGTCATTTGCATTTTGTCTGTCATGGGTATCATGCGCCTGAACACAGTAGGGCATATTGTTGATGATCTTCCCAAAGACGCTAAGGTGTACCAGGACCTGAAATTCTTTGAAAAGAACTTCCGCGGTGTAATGCCTCTGGAAATTGTGATCGATACCAAAAAGAAGAACGGGGCAGTATCGCTGCCGGTACTGCAAAAAGTAGATGAGCTAAACGTATACCTGAAACAATTCCCCGAAATAGGCCATTCGCTTTCTGTTGTAGAAGGTATCAAATTTGCCCGCCAGGCGTTTTATGACGGCGACAGCAGCAGCTATGCAGTCCCCAATATGTTTGATGGTGCATTCATTCAGCCCTACCTGCGTGCAAAAGGCGATAAAAAGAGCACTTTCAATAAGCTGCTGAATGCCTTTATGGACAGCACTAAACAGAAAACCAGGCTGTCGATAAGCATGGCCGATGTGGGCTCTAAACGTCTGCCGGTACTTCTGGATAGCATCCGCCCTAAGACTTATGAGTTGTTCGATAGCAGCAAATACAATGTAACATTTACAGGTACCAGCATCGTGTTCCTGGAAGGCAGCAGGTTTATCATCAATAGTTTACGCGACAGTCTGATACTGGCGTTCATCATGATATTTGGCTGTATGATACTGCTGTTCAGGTCGTGGAGAATTCTGCTGATATCGATCGTTATCAACATAGTACCGCTGCTGATAACCGCGGGGATAATGGGTTGGGTGGGAATCCCCATCAAGCCTTCCACAGTTCTGGTATTTAGCGTGGCTTTGGGTATCACTATCGACGTTACTATTCGTTTCCTCGTAAATTTCAAACAAGAGCTCATCCGTCACGACGATGATATTGCCGTTACCGTAAAGAAAACGATCCACGACACCGGCTTGAGTATAATATATACTTCATTGATACTGATAGCTGGATTTGGTGTTTTCGCTCTGTCAGATTTCGATGGCACCAAATCGCTCGGATATCTGACCTCGCTAACGCTACTATTGGCAATGGTAGCAAATCTTACACTGCAGCCCGCATTTTTGTTGTGGATGGAAAAGGTGGTTCGTAAAAATAAAGGACCAGAGTGGCTTATAGAAGAAGATGATAAGGAGGGTGTATAA
- a CDS encoding amidohydrolase has translation MPAAELNITLIQPDIVWENKDANLRQYEQLIESVPGRKEVVVLPEMFSTGFSMQPEKLAETMDGPSVEWMMDMTKKHRCILTGSLIIEEDGKYYNRMLWVQPDGYIGVYDKRHLFGYADEDEHYQPGAKRVIAQVKGFRICLLVCYDLRFPVWARNQGDDYDVLLYVANWPERRNLAWKTLLQARAIENQCYVVGVNRVGKDGKDINYSGDSSVFGPLGELIWQKSNEVAVHTVTLQKDVIVNTREQLPFLKDADRFIILD, from the coding sequence ATGCCAGCAGCCGAACTAAATATAACGTTGATACAACCTGATATTGTTTGGGAGAACAAGGATGCCAATTTGAGGCAATACGAGCAGTTGATAGAAAGTGTGCCAGGCAGGAAAGAGGTGGTTGTGCTTCCCGAGATGTTCAGTACAGGTTTTAGCATGCAGCCTGAAAAGCTGGCTGAAACGATGGATGGCCCTTCTGTGGAATGGATGATGGATATGACGAAAAAACACCGTTGTATACTTACTGGTAGTTTGATCATTGAAGAGGACGGTAAATATTATAATAGAATGCTGTGGGTGCAGCCTGATGGATATATTGGTGTTTACGACAAGCGTCACTTGTTTGGGTATGCAGATGAAGATGAGCATTATCAACCGGGTGCTAAACGGGTGATCGCGCAGGTAAAAGGTTTTCGCATTTGCCTGCTTGTATGCTATGACCTCCGGTTCCCGGTCTGGGCAAGAAACCAGGGAGACGACTATGACGTATTGTTATATGTGGCCAACTGGCCCGAACGCCGCAACCTTGCCTGGAAAACTTTATTGCAAGCAAGAGCCATTGAAAATCAATGTTATGTGGTTGGTGTGAATCGCGTAGGCAAGGATGGTAAAGACATAAACTATAGCGGAGACAGCAGCGTATTCGGTCCATTGGGTGAACTTATATGGCAAAAGTCTAACGAGGTTGCTGTACACACTGTAACCCTTCAAAAAGATGTGATCGTTAACACGCGTGAACAACTGCCTTTCCTGAAAGACGCAGACAGGTTTATAATATTAGATTAA